In Anaerolineales bacterium, a genomic segment contains:
- a CDS encoding biotin transporter BioY: MTTQIQSRTMPRWVITGLQIGLFVTLLTISAKIRLTIPGTPIPITMQTLAVLLTGMILGPVKGAAAVIAYVGLIWRGVPLDANGLGAAALISPTAGYLIGFMPAAFLAGIGWQAKGWQRFFNALGFGLIAVVVIFAFGWLGLFTLMGAADKAFMAGVIPFVFIDFGKALLAAALVTLGRESWARWFGAELS, translated from the coding sequence TTGACCACACAAATTCAATCGCGGACAATGCCCCGGTGGGTTATCACCGGGCTGCAAATCGGTTTGTTTGTCACCTTATTAACAATCAGCGCAAAAATTCGCTTAACCATTCCCGGCACGCCCATCCCCATCACCATGCAAACACTCGCCGTCTTGCTGACGGGGATGATTTTGGGTCCGGTGAAGGGTGCGGCGGCAGTGATCGCCTACGTCGGCTTGATCTGGCGGGGAGTCCCGCTGGATGCGAACGGGTTGGGCGCGGCGGCGCTGATCAGCCCCACAGCGGGCTACCTGATCGGCTTCATGCCCGCCGCCTTCCTCGCTGGGATTGGTTGGCAGGCGAAAGGGTGGCAGCGGTTCTTCAATGCGCTTGGCTTTGGGCTGATCGCCGTCGTCGTCATCTTTGCCTTTGGTTGGTTGGGGTTGTTCACCCTTATGGGCGCGGCGGATAAGGCGTTCATGGCGGGGGTTATCCCCTTCGTCTTTATTGATTTTGGGAAGGCGCTGCTTGCCGCTGCCCTCGTCACGTTGGGGCGGGAATCATGGGCGCGGTGGTTTGGGGCGGAACTATCGTAG